From the genome of Candidatus Defluviilinea proxima:
TCGCGCAAAAATTGGACGAACTTGGTGTTGCCTTCATCGAGGGTGGCTGGCCCGGTTCCAACCCAAAAGATGTTGAATTCTTCGAACGCGCACGCGATATGAAATGGAAGAACTCGCTCATCGCCGCGTTTGGCTCCACTTGCCGCGTCAAAGGCGGACCTGAGGACGATGCCAACATCAAAGCATTGATCGATTCGAAAACGCCTGTCTGTACTATCTTCGGCAAAACGTGGACGCTTCACGTCAAGGAAGTTTTGCAAACCACCAACGAAGATAACCTGCGCATCATCGAACAGTCCGTTGCGTATCTCAAGACGAACGGTAAGCGCGTGATCTATGACGCTGAACATTTCTTCGATGGCTACAAAGCGGATTCATCCTACGCCCTCGAAACGTTGCAAGCCGCGGTCCGTGGTGGTGCAGAGACTGTCGTATTGTGTGACACCAACGGCGGTACATTGCCCTGGGAAGTAGAGCGCATCGTTCGGGACCTCAAGCCTGCTCTCAACCATCCATTCGGGATCCACACTCATAACGACTCGGAGTGCGCGGTCATCAATTCGTTGATCGCCATCCGCGAAGGCGCAATCCAGGTACAGGGCACCATCAACGGGGTGGGGGAACGTTGTGGGAATGCCAATCTTGTTTCCATCATGGCAGACCTCGAACTCAAAATGGGATATGAATGTCTGCCTAAGGGACATCTCGAACGTTTATATGAACTCTCTCATTTCGTGGCGGAAGTGGCGAACATCACGCCAGACGAACACCTGCCTTTCGTGGGTAAATCTGCATTTGCGCATAAAGGTGGTGTACATGTAGCGGCAACGCGCCGTTCGCCACAATCCTATCAACATGTGACTCCTGAACTGATCGGCAATAAGATGCGTGTGGTTGTCTCTGACCTTTCTGGTCGCGGTAACCTGTTGAGCAAGGCCGAAGAACATGGTGTAGAAGTAGAAGGTGAAGAAGTTCTGCCAGTTCTCAATGAGATCAAGGAATTGGAGGCACGCGGCTTTTCCTTTGAAGCGGCTGAGGCCTCGGTCACGATTATGTTGAAACGACAGGAATATGGATACAAACCTCCATTCGAGTTAATCGACTTTTTCGTCAATGTGGAGCATCGCACAGGTCGTGGTATCTTT
Proteins encoded in this window:
- a CDS encoding citramalate synthase; this translates as MQKIQIYDTTLRDGTQSEGFNLSANDKIRIAQKLDELGVAFIEGGWPGSNPKDVEFFERARDMKWKNSLIAAFGSTCRVKGGPEDDANIKALIDSKTPVCTIFGKTWTLHVKEVLQTTNEDNLRIIEQSVAYLKTNGKRVIYDAEHFFDGYKADSSYALETLQAAVRGGAETVVLCDTNGGTLPWEVERIVRDLKPALNHPFGIHTHNDSECAVINSLIAIREGAIQVQGTINGVGERCGNANLVSIMADLELKMGYECLPKGHLERLYELSHFVAEVANITPDEHLPFVGKSAFAHKGGVHVAATRRSPQSYQHVTPELIGNKMRVVVSDLSGRGNLLSKAEEHGVEVEGEEVLPVLNEIKELEARGFSFEAAEASVTIMLKRQEYGYKPPFELIDFFVNVEHRTGRGIFAEAMVKVRVQGEVLHTAAEGNGPVNALDLALRKALSGYYPQVANFHLSDYKVRILDSDHGTEAITRVLIDTRNSTSRWSTVGAGTNIIDASWRALADSFEYGLVVAH